One genomic window of Solanum dulcamara chromosome 10, daSolDulc1.2, whole genome shotgun sequence includes the following:
- the LOC129871759 gene encoding GDSL esterase/lipase 6 codes for MERVNKIQFMFVASFLVMNSISCVLGFNVPSIFIFGDSIFDAGNNHYNKNCTAQADFPPYGSNFFHHPTGRFTNGRTVADFISEFIGIPLQRPFLEAQLELINGSRKEYPSNGINFASAGSGVLQPTNQDLGVTPIQDQLEQFKTLVQQNHINKKQIQQSLFFFESGSNDIFSYFYPFDAPTLTPDAYVQSMLAQVTNFVDQICKLGARRIALFSLGPVGCVPARTLLPGAPIDKCYGKMNKMVKNYNMGLESLVKTISTKYPSSFVVYGDVYKIVQIFRANPKRYGFLDVTNACCGDGTLGGLLQCGKEGYKICAKPNEYLFWDYFHPSEHTYKLISKALWTGTHSRIRPMNIKTLANMTFIQH; via the exons atgGAAAGAGTAAACAAAATTCAATTTATGTTTGTTGCTTCTTTTTTGGTAATGAATAGTATTAGTTGTGTTTTGGGATTTAATGTTCCTTCAATTTTCATATTTGGAGACTCTATATTTGATGCTGGTAACAATCACTACAACAAAAATTGCACAGCACAAGCTGATTTTCCACCTTATGGTTCCAATTTCTTTCATCATCCTACTGGTAGATTCACTAATGGTCGCACTGTTGCCGATTTCATCT CTGAATTTATTGGGATTCCATTGCAAAGGCCATTTTTGGAAGCACAACTTGAATTAATAAATGGAAGTAGGAAGGAGTATCCATCAAATGGCATTAACTTTGCTAGTGCTGGTAGTGGAGTTCTACAACCAACCAATCAggatttg GGAGTGACACCAATTCAAGATCAACTCGAACAATTCAAAACCTTAGTCCAACAAAACCACATAAACAAGAAACAAATCCAACAATCACTTTTCTTCTTTGAGTCAGGCTCAAATGACATCTTCAGCTATTTCTATCCATTTGATGCCCCAACACTTACCCCAGATGCCTATGTTCAATCCATGTTAGCTCAAGTTACAAACTTTGTTGATCAAATTTGCAAGCTAGGAGCACGTCGAATCGCGTTATTTTCGTTAGGCCCTGTTGGTTGTGTCCCGGCCAGGACCCTCTTGCCCGGTGCACCAATTGATAAATGTTATGGAAAGATGAACAAAATGGTCAAGAATTATAATATGGGGTTAGAGAGTTTggtaaaaacaatatcaaccaagtATCCTAGTTCATTTGTTGTGTATGGTGATGTGTACAAGATTGTTCAAATCTTCAGAGCTAATCCTAAACGTTATG GCTTTTTAGATGTGACTAATGCATGTTGTGGTGATGGAACACTTGGAGGATTATTGCAATGTGGTAAGGAAGGTTACAAGATATGTGCAAAGCCCAATGAATACTTGTTTTGGGATTACTTTCATCCATCAGAGCATACTTATAAACTCATCTCAAAGGCATTGTGGACTGGAACCCATTCTAGAATTCGACCTATGAATATCAAGACACTAGCCAACATGACCTTCATTCAACACTAA
- the LOC129870586 gene encoding uncharacterized protein LOC129870586, giving the protein MGNFSSCPILPSIKNSKASRVVLPGGEIRQFRDPVKAAEIMLENPSNFLVNSSSLSIGRRFSALSADEDLEFGNVYIMFPMKRVNSVVTAADMTVLLLAANSAAKRITGGNVRISPEMSPAPGNNAAGGRDSDEVEGFPVGREMKYRLACRSRKPSLATIMEEPVSSR; this is encoded by the coding sequence atgGGAAATTTTAGTTCATGCCCGATTTTACCATCAATTAAGAATTCGAAAGCATCCAGAGTTGTCCTACCAGGAGGAGAAATCAGGCAATTTCGAGATCCAGTGAAAGCAGCAGAAATCATGCTGGAAAACCCAAGTAATTTCTTGGTCAATTCAAGTTCGTTGAGTATAGGCCGGAGATTTTCGGCTTTATCGGCCGATGAAGATTTGGAATTTGGAAATGTTTATATTATGTTTCCGATGAAGAGAGTTAATTCGGTGGTGACGGCAGCTGATATGACGGTGCTTTTGTTAGCGGCTAATTCTGCTGCTAAGAGAATTACCGGTGGAAATGTTAGGATTTCTCCGGAAATGTCACCGGCGCCGGGAAATAATGCCGCCGGAGGACGGGATTCCGATGAGGTGGAGGGGTTTCCGGTGGGACGAGAAATGAAGTATAGGTTGGCGTGTAGATCGAGGAAGCCTTCGTTGGCGACGATTATGGAAGAACCTGTTTCTTCAAGATGA